GGCCATCTTAACATCGGCGCAGGCCGTATCGTATATCAAGAATTGACACGCATTACGAAAGCCATCAAAGACGGCGACTTTTTCACCAATCCCGTCCTTTTGGCGGCTGCCGATCATGCGAAGAAAAACGGCAGTGCGCTCCACCTGATGGGACTTCTCTCGGACGGTGGCGTACACAGCCACAACACGCATCTCTACGCACTTCTCGCTTTTGCGAAACAGCAGGGCATCGACCGCGTATATGTACACGCGTTCCTTGACGGTCGTGACGTACCGCCGTCGTCTGCCGCCGTGTTCGCAGAAGAACTTGAAGCAAAAATGGCAGAGATCGGCGTAGGTAAGATCGCGACGATCGCAGGTCGTTACTACGCGATGGACAGAGATAAACGCTGGGAACGTGTTGAAAAAGCGTACCGTGCAATGGTATGCCGTGAAGGTGAAGTGGCTGTCGATGCCAAGACGGCTATCGAAAACTCGTATGCGGCAGGTACGACGGACGAATTTGTCCTTCCGACCGTGATCGACGGCGGTGAGGCGATCAAAGAGGGTGACAGCGTCATTTTCTTCAACTTCCGTCCCGACCGCGCACGCCAGCTCACGCGCACGTTCTGTGATGCGTCGTTCGACGGCTTCGTTCGCCCGAACGGCTGTTTCCCTGTCTATTTCGCAACGATGACGCAGTACGAAGAATCGCTCGACGTAGAAGTCGCGTATCGTCCGCAGTATCTTGTGAACACGCTCGGTGAAGTAGTCGCAAAAGCAGGGCTCAAACAGCTTCGCATCGCCGAAACGGAAAAATATGCGCACGTTACGTTCTTCTTCAATGGCGGCAACGAAGAGCCGAATGAAGGAGAAGACCGTATCCTCGTACCGTCGCCGAAGGTCGCAACGTACGATCTCCAGCCGGAAATGAGCGCGTACGGCGTAACGGAAAAAGTCGTCGCCGAGATCGAGAAAAAAGCGTATGACTTCATCATCCTCAATTTCGCCAACGGCGATATGGTCGGTCACACGGGCGTATTCGAAGCGGCTGTAAAAGCTGTCGAAACGGTCGATGAATGTGTCGGCCGCGTCGTTCAAGCGATGCTCTCTGTCGGCGGTAAGGTCTGCGTCACGGCAGACCACGGCAATGCCGACCAGATGGTAGACGGCGAAACCGGCGAACCATTTACCGCACATACGACGAACCAAGTACCGTTCATCGTATGCGGTGCAGGAGAAGGAACCCTCTCGGAAGGTAAGCTTGCCGATATCGCGCCGACGATGCTCGGTCTTGTCGGCATGACAGCACCTGATGAGATGACAGGAATCAACTTGTTTCAGCAAAAATAAGGCTCCTTAAGGAGGCGTATCATGTGACGATCGTCCAAGATGTTTTTGCTCGTGAAGTACTTGATTCTCGTGCCAATCCGACTGTTGAAGTCGAAGTCACCTTAGCGGGCGGTGTGCGTGCGCGTGCATCTGTTCCGTCGGGTGCTTCCACAGGGGCATCGGAAGCGATAGAACTGCGTGACGGAGAACACGCTCGCTATGGCGGCAAAGGCGTTCTTCGTGCCGTAGATAACGTCAACCGCACACTGCGCTCGCATATCGTCGGACAAGAAGCGGAAAGTCAGCTTCTCATCGACAGCGAGATGATCCGTGCGGACGGTTCGGCGAACAAGTCGAATCTCGGTGCCAATTCCTTATTGGGTATAAGCCTTGCTGTTGCCAGAGCCGCGGCAACACATGCAGGGATACCTCTTTATCGGTATATCGGCGGTCTTCGTGCAGGAAGACTGCCTGTACCGATGATGAACATCTTCAACGGCGGACAGCACGCCGACAACAATGTTGATATCCAGGAATATATGATCGTGCCTGTGGGAGCGACGAGCTTCGGGCAGGCACTGCGCATCGGTGCGGAAGTATACCACACCCTGCGAAAAGTGTTAAAACAAGAAGGTATGGCAACGACCGTCGGTGATGAAGGCGGCTATGCCCCGAACCTCAGATCAAATGAAGACGCGCTCCGCTATCTTATGGTTGCTATCGACGAAGCAGGCTATGTGGCGGGGCGCGACGTATGTTTGGCACTCGATGTCGCCGCCAGCGAATTCTGCCATGATGGGCGTTACACGTTCGAAGGTCGTGAGATGACCTCGGACGCACTCATTGACTACTATGACAGTCTGATCTCGCGCTATCCCATCCTCTCCATCGAAGACGGACTTGCCGAAGACGACTGGCACGGCTGGCAGGCAATGACTGCACGGCTCGGACGGCGCATCCGACTCGTCGGAGACGATCTCTTTACGACGAACCCAAGCCGTATCGCGCGCGGCACACGCGAGCGGGCGGGAAATGCGCTCCTCGTCAAGCCGAACCAGATCGGCACCCTCTCCGAAACGCTCTACGCCATCCGCATGGCAGAGGCGGCAGGATACAGTATCATCATCTCGCATCGAAGCGGTGAAACCGAAGACGATTTCATCGCCGACCTCGCCGTCGGCGTGAGTGCGCCGTTTATTAAGACAGGCGCACCTGCCAGAAGCGAGCGCGTTGCCAAATATAACCGACTTCTGCGTATCGAAGAAGAGCTCGGTGACATGGCGGAATATGCAGGAAAATCCGTCCTTGTCAATAACAGGTAAACAGGCACGGCCGACACAATTGTGTCGGCCGTTTTTCTTTGAAAAAATCGAAAAAAATGTATAAAAAATTCACTTTTGGGATAGGCACAAAGATTTTTTTGTGGTATGCTAAAAGCGAAGACAGACTCATATGGAATGGATGAGAATAGAGAGAATCTCCATAGAACAAGGTGACTTAGATAGTGGCCTGTTTTTGGGTTTCCTCTTTTTTTTTAAATCTGAACGGTAAGGAGAGAAAACGATGGAAAAAGTAACAGCAATCGTCATCGGTGGCGGTGCAACGGGCGTTGGTATTCTTCGCGACCTCGCAATGCGCGGTGTAGATGCTATGCTCATCGAACAACGTGACTTGGCACACGGTACAAGCTCGCGTTATCATGGACTACTTCACAGTGGTGCACGTTATGCGGTAAAAGATGCGGA
Above is a genomic segment from Selenomonadales bacterium containing:
- the eno gene encoding phosphopyruvate hydratase — translated: MTIVQDVFAREVLDSRANPTVEVEVTLAGGVRARASVPSGASTGASEAIELRDGEHARYGGKGVLRAVDNVNRTLRSHIVGQEAESQLLIDSEMIRADGSANKSNLGANSLLGISLAVARAAATHAGIPLYRYIGGLRAGRLPVPMMNIFNGGQHADNNVDIQEYMIVPVGATSFGQALRIGAEVYHTLRKVLKQEGMATTVGDEGGYAPNLRSNEDALRYLMVAIDEAGYVAGRDVCLALDVAASEFCHDGRYTFEGREMTSDALIDYYDSLISRYPILSIEDGLAEDDWHGWQAMTARLGRRIRLVGDDLFTTNPSRIARGTRERAGNALLVKPNQIGTLSETLYAIRMAEAAGYSIIISHRSGETEDDFIADLAVGVSAPFIKTGAPARSERVAKYNRLLRIEEELGDMAEYAGKSVLVNNR
- a CDS encoding 2,3-bisphosphoglycerate-independent phosphoglycerate mutase is translated as MTKPNAPIALLILDGWGFGREGDASDAISAANTPCMDALFKEYPNTRLSASGEAVGLPDGQMGNSEVGHLNIGAGRIVYQELTRITKAIKDGDFFTNPVLLAAADHAKKNGSALHLMGLLSDGGVHSHNTHLYALLAFAKQQGIDRVYVHAFLDGRDVPPSSAAVFAEELEAKMAEIGVGKIATIAGRYYAMDRDKRWERVEKAYRAMVCREGEVAVDAKTAIENSYAAGTTDEFVLPTVIDGGEAIKEGDSVIFFNFRPDRARQLTRTFCDASFDGFVRPNGCFPVYFATMTQYEESLDVEVAYRPQYLVNTLGEVVAKAGLKQLRIAETEKYAHVTFFFNGGNEEPNEGEDRILVPSPKVATYDLQPEMSAYGVTEKVVAEIEKKAYDFIILNFANGDMVGHTGVFEAAVKAVETVDECVGRVVQAMLSVGGKVCVTADHGNADQMVDGETGEPFTAHTTNQVPFIVCGAGEGTLSEGKLADIAPTMLGLVGMTAPDEMTGINLFQQK